A part of Verrucomicrobiia bacterium genomic DNA contains:
- a CDS encoding aldo/keto reductase has product MKTIELGKSGLCPSALAYGCWRVAGTWSPGEVTPDVEAAGRRAIHAAYDAGFTFFDNADIYTGGVCERILGQALREASGMRERVIVATKGGICRPGEPNPDSPHRYDSSAEHLERACEASLRRLGLETVDLYMIHREDFLGDPAEIAATFDRLHRAGKVRWFGLSNFRPTFVAALLKFCRQPVVTHQLEISLARLAPFTDGALDQCLAEQMTPLAWSPLAGGLIGDGATKLLPAQRAYKLDTLLPVLEEIATARGVSRTVIALAWLMKHPSGIVPIVGSANPGRIREAAKAADLELTREEWYRLFVAARGEPLP; this is encoded by the coding sequence ATGAAAACCATTGAACTTGGCAAAAGCGGTCTGTGCCCGAGCGCGCTGGCCTACGGTTGCTGGCGCGTGGCCGGCACGTGGAGCCCTGGCGAAGTCACCCCCGACGTCGAGGCCGCCGGACGGCGCGCCATCCACGCCGCCTACGACGCGGGCTTCACGTTTTTCGACAACGCCGACATTTACACCGGTGGCGTGTGCGAGCGAATTCTTGGTCAGGCACTCCGCGAAGCGTCGGGGATGCGCGAGCGCGTGATCGTGGCGACGAAGGGCGGCATCTGCCGGCCGGGCGAACCGAATCCCGATTCCCCCCACCGCTACGATTCTTCAGCGGAACATCTTGAACGCGCGTGCGAAGCCTCCTTGCGCCGGCTGGGGCTGGAAACGGTGGACCTCTACATGATCCATCGCGAGGACTTCCTGGGCGATCCGGCGGAAATTGCGGCCACGTTTGACCGGTTGCATCGCGCCGGCAAGGTGCGCTGGTTCGGCCTGAGCAATTTCCGCCCGACCTTCGTCGCCGCGCTGCTCAAGTTCTGCCGCCAGCCGGTGGTCACGCACCAGTTGGAAATCAGTCTCGCCCGGCTGGCGCCGTTCACGGATGGCGCGCTGGACCAGTGCCTCGCCGAGCAGATGACGCCGCTGGCCTGGAGTCCGCTGGCGGGCGGATTGATCGGTGACGGGGCGACCAAACTGCTGCCCGCGCAGCGCGCCTACAAGCTGGACACGTTGCTGCCGGTGTTGGAGGAAATTGCCACGGCGCGCGGCGTCAGCCGGACGGTTATCGCCCTTGCCTGGCTGATGAAACATCCCAGCGGAATCGTGCCGATCGTGGGTTCGGCCAACCCCGGGCGCATCCGCGAAGCCGCGAAGGCGGCGGACCTGGAATTGACCCGCGAAGAATGGTATCGGCTCTTCGTCGCCGCGCGGGGCGAGCCGTTGCCGTAA
- a CDS encoding haloacid dehalogenase-like hydrolase: MKRMRLAGLSTAAVLRQHAGVSDVPAPAPDDLAVPLCVDLDGTLLNTDMLWESLKDVARRRPWVLLLVPVWFVQGRARLKRRLAARARVDLATLPFHHGFVAFLRAEKARGRRLVLATASDQALAERIAERFGLFAEVLGSDGRRNLRGRAKAAVLTERFGLRGFDYAGNSAMDLNVWVAARQAIVVNASAELLAQARQRATVARVFPEEPGNPCRTPW, from the coding sequence ATGAAACGCATGCGCTTGGCGGGCTTGTCAACCGCCGCCGTTCTCCGCCAGCATGCGGGCGTGAGCGACGTCCCCGCCCCTGCCCCCGACGATCTCGCGGTCCCGCTGTGCGTGGACCTCGACGGCACCCTGCTCAACACGGACATGCTGTGGGAGTCGTTGAAGGACGTGGCGCGGCGGCGCCCGTGGGTGTTGCTGCTCGTGCCGGTGTGGTTTGTGCAGGGACGCGCGCGCTTGAAACGCAGACTCGCCGCCCGGGCCCGGGTGGATCTCGCCACGCTGCCGTTCCATCACGGATTCGTGGCATTTTTGCGGGCGGAAAAGGCGCGCGGGCGCCGGCTCGTTCTGGCCACGGCTTCCGACCAGGCATTGGCCGAGCGCATTGCGGAGCGGTTCGGCCTGTTCGCAGAGGTGTTGGGCAGCGATGGCCGGCGGAATCTGCGTGGCCGCGCCAAGGCGGCGGTGCTCACCGAACGCTTCGGTTTGAGGGGGTTTGATTACGCGGGCAACTCGGCGATGGACCTGAATGTGTGGGTCGCGGCGCGCCAGGCCATCGTGGTAAACGCCTCCGCGGAACTCCTCGCACAAGCGCGACAGCGGGCCACGGTCGCACGGGTGTTCCCCGAAGAACCGGGCAACCCCTGCCGCACGCCCTGGTAA
- a CDS encoding tRNA-(ms[2]io[6]A)-hydroxylase → MLLFREKIPADWLPRMLAHLPAVLVDHAQLERKAATSALNLEKYPDLHDRVHELNAIAIEELQHFELVLGLLRERGIPFHNTHPSPWISGLMRAVRNGSRHQAIDHLICAALIEGRSCEKFQVLAAALEQTDPGLSRFYASLVESEGNHYATYLIMARHIDESETQQRLDFYLDLDAVLVRQPHGHPILH, encoded by the coding sequence ATGCTCCTCTTTCGCGAAAAAATTCCCGCCGACTGGCTGCCACGCATGCTGGCGCATCTGCCGGCGGTGCTGGTGGACCACGCGCAGCTCGAGCGCAAAGCGGCCACCTCCGCGCTCAATCTTGAGAAGTATCCCGACCTGCATGATCGCGTGCATGAACTGAACGCGATTGCGATCGAGGAGCTGCAGCACTTCGAACTGGTGCTCGGGCTGTTGCGCGAACGCGGGATTCCGTTTCACAACACCCATCCGAGTCCGTGGATCAGTGGGTTGATGCGGGCGGTGCGCAACGGCAGCCGGCATCAGGCCATCGATCATTTGATTTGTGCGGCGTTGATCGAGGGGCGCAGCTGCGAGAAGTTTCAAGTGCTCGCGGCGGCGCTGGAGCAGACGGACCCCGGATTGTCCAGATTTTATGCAAGTCTGGTCGAATCCGAGGGCAATCACTACGCCACCTATCTCATCATGGCGCGGCACATTGACGAGTCGGAAACCCAGCAGCGGCTGGATTTTTACCTGGACCTGGATGCGGTGCTGGTCCGGCAACCGCATGGGCATCCCATTCTCCATTGA
- a CDS encoding pyridoxine 5'-phosphate synthase has translation MLKLGVNIDHVATVREARYRGRVAGEPDPVAAARQCEAAGAHGITAHLREDRRHIQDRDVRKLREVIRTRFNLEMANAPEIVNLALGLKPDIVCIVPERRQEVTTEGGLDAVGHLYSLTETRRRMNDAGIEVSLFIAPDVAQVAAAAKIGAQFVELHTGQFAEHFGDAAARDRELRRLITAAREAQAAGLRVNAGHGLNYENLAVLKQVPHLVELNIGHSIVSRAVFTGLTQAVQDMLAAMAGYAG, from the coding sequence ATGCTGAAGCTGGGTGTCAACATTGACCATGTGGCGACGGTGCGCGAAGCGCGCTACCGCGGGCGGGTGGCTGGCGAGCCCGATCCGGTGGCGGCGGCGCGGCAATGCGAAGCCGCCGGCGCACACGGCATCACCGCGCATTTGCGCGAGGACCGGCGGCACATCCAGGATCGCGACGTCCGCAAGCTCCGCGAAGTGATTCGGACCCGGTTCAATCTGGAAATGGCCAACGCGCCCGAAATCGTCAACCTCGCGCTGGGGCTGAAGCCGGACATCGTCTGCATCGTCCCCGAGCGCCGGCAGGAGGTCACCACCGAAGGCGGGTTGGATGCGGTGGGGCATTTGTATTCGTTGACCGAGACGCGGCGCCGCATGAACGACGCCGGCATCGAGGTCAGCCTGTTCATCGCGCCCGACGTGGCGCAAGTGGCGGCCGCGGCCAAAATCGGCGCGCAATTTGTCGAATTGCACACCGGCCAGTTTGCCGAGCATTTCGGCGACGCCGCGGCGCGGGATAGGGAATTGCGCCGCCTGATCACCGCGGCGCGCGAGGCGCAGGCCGCCGGGCTGCGGGTGAACGCCGGCCACGGCCTGAATTACGAGAACCTCGCCGTGCTCAAACAGGTGCCGCACCTCGTCGAATTGAACATCGGCCACAGCATCGTGAGCCGCGCGGTGTTCACCGGCTTGACGCAGGCCGTGCAGGACATGCTCGCTGCGATGGCGGGTTACGCCGGCTGA
- a CDS encoding sialate O-acetylesterase: protein MRTCSFAIGLLAVVCCASLCAEPSGTNHAARAVVTPPAREHFHIYLLMGQSNMAGRDTRALASQLDNPRVLALDERGRWVVAHDPIFPQRGRIQPGAGPGIPFALKMLAADTNLTIGLVPCAVGGTALRRWVKGGDLYERALTLARSAAQSGVIKGVLWHQGESDSDQEENAKTYEARLTQMFKDLRADLDQPHLPIVVGQLGEFLSPKEHPYAPVVRAALQHVPTVLDDLGYADSAGLGDKGDHLHFSAAAAKALGERYAAAMRHLLDDQSQLASVVAVVEVWPAGRMPGRGAGEPESFFSPEKTDARRITNVSHPTLTVFPGPRPHSPTLIVCPGGAYKYVVMDKEGTEIASWLNSLGMGALVLKYRVPHNREGALQDVQRALSLARARAAEWNIDPRRLGVIGFSAGGNLAARASTQFGARRYPVIDAVDEQSCRPDFTVLVYPAYLDDGAGHLSPDLNLSADIPPTLIIHNEDDPTFVAGSKLYHAALDAAQVPNQFVLYATGGHGYGLRCEKDARAWPGAVADWLRSILAQK, encoded by the coding sequence ATGAGAACCTGTTCATTTGCCATCGGCTTGCTTGCCGTTGTTTGCTGCGCTTCGTTGTGCGCGGAGCCGTCCGGGACGAACCATGCCGCCCGTGCGGTGGTTACGCCGCCGGCCCGGGAGCACTTTCACATCTACCTGTTGATGGGCCAGTCGAACATGGCCGGCCGGGACACCCGCGCGCTGGCGTCGCAGTTAGATAATCCTCGCGTCCTTGCGCTCGATGAGCGGGGGCGGTGGGTGGTCGCACACGATCCAATTTTTCCCCAACGCGGGCGCATCCAGCCCGGTGCCGGACCGGGGATTCCGTTCGCGCTCAAAATGCTCGCCGCTGACACGAACCTCACCATCGGCCTCGTGCCGTGTGCGGTGGGCGGCACGGCCCTCCGCCGTTGGGTCAAAGGCGGCGATCTATACGAGCGAGCACTGACGCTGGCCCGAAGTGCGGCGCAATCGGGTGTCATCAAGGGCGTGCTCTGGCATCAGGGCGAATCGGACAGCGATCAGGAGGAAAACGCGAAAACCTATGAGGCGCGGCTGACGCAGATGTTCAAGGACCTGCGGGCGGATTTGGACCAACCGCATCTGCCCATTGTGGTCGGACAGTTGGGAGAATTTCTGAGCCCGAAAGAACATCCGTATGCGCCCGTCGTGCGCGCCGCCCTCCAGCACGTTCCCACGGTGCTGGACGACTTGGGCTACGCCGATTCAGCCGGGCTGGGCGACAAGGGGGACCATCTGCATTTCTCCGCCGCGGCCGCCAAGGCGCTTGGTGAACGTTATGCCGCGGCGATGCGACACCTGCTCGATGATCAATCGCAACTCGCATCCGTGGTGGCCGTGGTCGAGGTCTGGCCGGCGGGCCGGATGCCCGGTCGCGGGGCGGGGGAACCGGAGTCGTTTTTCTCGCCGGAAAAAACCGATGCCCGGCGCATCACCAACGTGAGCCACCCCACGTTGACGGTTTTTCCTGGACCACGGCCGCATTCGCCGACGCTCATTGTCTGCCCCGGCGGCGCGTATAAGTATGTGGTGATGGACAAGGAGGGCACCGAGATCGCGAGCTGGTTGAACTCGCTGGGCATGGGCGCGCTGGTTTTGAAATACCGTGTTCCCCACAACCGGGAAGGCGCGCTGCAGGATGTCCAGCGCGCCTTGAGCCTCGCCCGGGCGCGCGCGGCGGAGTGGAACATTGATCCCCGGCGGCTTGGCGTCATTGGTTTTTCCGCGGGCGGAAACCTCGCTGCGAGGGCCAGCACGCAATTTGGTGCGCGCCGCTATCCGGTCATTGACGCGGTGGACGAGCAAAGTTGCCGGCCCGACTTTACCGTGCTGGTTTACCCGGCTTACCTGGACGATGGCGCGGGTCACCTGTCCCCCGACCTGAATCTTTCCGCAGACATTCCGCCCACGTTGATCATCCATAACGAGGACGACCCGACGTTTGTTGCCGGCAGCAAGCTGTATCACGCGGCGCTGGACGCGGCGCAGGTTCCCAACCAATTCGTGCTCTACGCCACGGGCGGGCACGGCTACGGGTTGCGCTGCGAAAAGGACGCACGCGCCTGGCCCGGCGCCGTGGCCGACTGGCTGCGCTCCATTCTGGCGCAAAAATGA
- a CDS encoding DUF4982 domain-containing protein: MTLRGAEPLRPGFGLAAFRGWLLALSFCVTVAASAAPPFVPPASPRVVVSFNRGWKFFKGDLTNAARVDFDDSRWEDVSAPHTYNDVDAYAHLISHSGGDRRTFAGVVWYRKHFTLPTGAQRGKVFLECEGLKQAGRFWVNGKFAGQSENGVTPFGLDLTGFVHFGRDGNVIAVKVDNRDDYREEGTDTGFEWMGRAFNPNYGGLNRDLWLHLTGGVYQTLPLYENLKTTGIYIHAANFDIRNQTCDVTVESHVSNESGDSQAIMLTAVVVDAQGNVCARFAGGTSDLVDGEKDVFKAGGRLTGAKFWSDTSPNLYDVYTILTVAGKTVDVCKTRTGFRKTEFKGGAGTGGVYLNDQFVWLTGYAQRSANSWAGLGQAYPDWMHDFDAQLIRSTHANYLRWMHIAPQPVDVRACDRAGIIEVCPAGDKEKDVTGRQWEQRTEVMRNAIIYFRNAPSILFWEAGNNVITPEHMAEMVALRRQFDPDGGRVMGYRGNSDNAANTVLTPVAEYYGVMVGQDPRTDALTGPADMFRAYSAQRRDRAPLLEAEDFRDEAARRFWDDFSPPHFGFKPGPDDTYHWNSETFCLAAAVRYHDYVRNIITNADPAHARWSGYASIYWSDANADGRQESSEVCRVSGKVDAVRLPKQAYYVYRVMQSPVPDIHLIGHWNYPMNTVKTVYVAANHCDAVELFVNGRSVGTTNRACEFTDTFGGRDKNLGNTGFIYAFPNVKFAPGQIAAVAKAGGKIVARDEIETAGAPQRLQLTPHVSPAGLRADGSDVAFFDVEVVDAQGCRCPTDEARVDFKLVGPAIWRGGYNSGKTNSVNHLWLDTECGINRVAIRSTLTPGVITLTASRSGLNPAVVQVSAEAPDESAGRNGLQ, encoded by the coding sequence ATGACTTTGCGAGGCGCGGAGCCGTTGCGGCCCGGGTTTGGTCTGGCTGCGTTCCGGGGCTGGTTGCTGGCCCTCTCGTTTTGTGTCACCGTCGCGGCGAGCGCAGCGCCCCCCTTCGTTCCCCCGGCCTCACCACGCGTCGTCGTCAGCTTCAACCGCGGCTGGAAATTTTTCAAAGGTGACCTGACGAACGCGGCGCGCGTCGATTTTGATGATTCCCGGTGGGAGGACGTTTCCGCGCCGCACACTTACAACGACGTGGATGCTTACGCGCACCTCATCAGCCACAGTGGCGGCGACCGGCGGACCTTCGCGGGCGTCGTGTGGTATCGGAAGCATTTCACGCTGCCGACCGGCGCGCAGCGGGGCAAGGTGTTCCTCGAATGCGAAGGACTCAAGCAGGCCGGGCGTTTCTGGGTGAACGGCAAATTCGCCGGCCAATCCGAAAACGGCGTGACGCCGTTCGGACTCGACCTGACGGGCTTCGTCCACTTCGGCCGCGACGGGAACGTCATCGCGGTGAAGGTGGACAACCGCGATGATTACCGGGAAGAGGGGACGGATACCGGTTTCGAGTGGATGGGCCGCGCGTTCAATCCAAATTACGGCGGTCTGAACCGTGACCTGTGGCTGCATCTCACCGGCGGTGTCTATCAAACGCTGCCCCTTTACGAAAATCTCAAGACAACCGGCATTTACATTCACGCCGCGAACTTCGACATCCGGAACCAGACATGCGATGTCACCGTCGAATCGCATGTGTCCAACGAGTCCGGCGATTCGCAGGCCATCATGCTCACGGCGGTGGTGGTGGATGCGCAGGGCAACGTGTGCGCGCGGTTCGCGGGGGGCACGTCCGACTTGGTGGACGGCGAAAAGGATGTGTTCAAGGCCGGCGGCCGGCTGACGGGTGCGAAGTTCTGGAGCGACACGTCGCCGAACCTTTACGACGTTTATACGATTCTGACCGTGGCTGGAAAAACGGTGGATGTGTGCAAAACGCGGACTGGCTTTCGCAAGACGGAATTCAAGGGCGGCGCCGGCACGGGCGGGGTTTATCTGAACGACCAGTTTGTCTGGCTCACCGGTTATGCGCAGCGCTCCGCCAACAGTTGGGCCGGGCTTGGGCAAGCCTACCCGGACTGGATGCACGACTTCGACGCGCAGCTTATTCGCAGCACGCACGCCAATTACCTTCGCTGGATGCACATTGCGCCGCAGCCCGTGGACGTGCGCGCGTGCGACCGGGCCGGGATCATTGAGGTGTGCCCGGCCGGCGACAAGGAGAAGGACGTGACCGGGCGCCAGTGGGAACAACGCACGGAGGTGATGCGCAATGCGATCATCTATTTCCGCAACGCGCCGAGCATTCTTTTCTGGGAGGCGGGCAACAACGTCATCACGCCGGAGCACATGGCGGAAATGGTGGCGTTGCGGCGGCAGTTTGATCCGGACGGCGGCCGCGTGATGGGCTATCGCGGCAACAGCGACAACGCTGCCAACACCGTGCTGACGCCGGTGGCCGAATACTATGGCGTGATGGTGGGCCAGGATCCGCGCACCGACGCGCTGACCGGGCCGGCCGACATGTTCCGTGCCTACAGCGCCCAGCGGCGGGACCGTGCGCCGTTGCTCGAGGCCGAGGATTTTCGTGACGAGGCGGCGCGCCGTTTCTGGGATGATTTTTCACCGCCGCATTTCGGCTTCAAACCGGGCCCGGATGACACCTATCACTGGAACTCGGAAACGTTCTGCCTGGCCGCGGCGGTGCGTTATCACGATTACGTGAGGAACATCATCACGAACGCAGACCCCGCGCACGCCAGGTGGTCGGGCTACGCCTCGATCTATTGGTCGGATGCGAACGCCGACGGTCGGCAGGAGAGCAGCGAAGTCTGCCGCGTCAGCGGCAAGGTGGATGCCGTGCGCCTCCCCAAGCAGGCGTATTATGTGTATCGTGTGATGCAAAGTCCCGTGCCCGATATTCACCTTATCGGCCACTGGAATTATCCGATGAATACTGTGAAGACGGTTTACGTGGCCGCCAACCATTGCGACGCGGTCGAACTGTTCGTCAATGGCCGGAGCGTCGGCACCACCAACCGCGCATGCGAGTTTACCGACACGTTCGGGGGGCGTGACAAGAACCTGGGCAACACCGGCTTTATCTACGCGTTTCCGAACGTTAAATTCGCGCCCGGCCAAATTGCTGCCGTGGCGAAGGCGGGTGGAAAGATTGTCGCGCGGGACGAAATCGAAACCGCCGGCGCGCCGCAGCGGCTGCAGCTCACCCCGCACGTTTCGCCGGCGGGCCTGCGCGCGGACGGCTCCGATGTTGCGTTCTTCGACGTGGAGGTTGTGGATGCGCAGGGCTGCCGTTGTCCGACCGACGAGGCGCGGGTGGATTTTAAACTCGTTGGTCCGGCGATCTGGCGCGGCGGTTACAACAGCGGCAAAACCAATTCTGTGAACCACCTCTGGCTCGACACCGAATGCGGCATCAATCGCGTCGCCATCCGTTCCACGCTGACGCCGGGCGTGATTACTTTGACGGCGTCCCGTTCTGGTTTGAATCCCGCGGTGGTTCAGGTGTCGGCGGAGGCGCCGGATGAAAGCGCCGGCCGCAACGGGCTTCAATGA
- a CDS encoding TIM-barrel domain-containing protein — translation MDVSGDFRDFANSYYLADQVTHFDPATASGMISWQRAEYQTRQAFDNMLGVITPVKPNEFPANEYAADPELPFSIEFVSPRTIRIRATSGPQFHKPADELMLAGPVPKDNSWKYEKLPNGHRYKSEFGSVTVIEKPWHIEIRDAAGKLLTQTDHAEDNKTSYTPILPFSFVRRTTDYSRSMDAVFTLSPGEKIFGCGESFTGFDKRGQKIVLWTDDANGVQSREMYKPIPFFMSSRGYGMFIHTSSPVTCDFGSYFSGINSLMIGDDELDLFVFLGQPKDILDEYTKLTGKSPMPPLWSFGLWMSRCTYFSEKQTREVADKLRENRIPCDVLHLDTGWFEKDWRCDYQFSKSRFTDPAKMISDLKDEGFHISLWQLPYFVPKNTLFDELVEKNLVVRDAKGNLPYEDAVLDFSNPETVAWYQGKLANLLKLGVGAIKVDFGEAAPVDGLFASGRSGFYEHNLFPLRYNKAVADITKKTTGESIIWARSAWAGSQRYPLHWGGDAESTDQGMAAELRGGLSFGLSGFTFWSHDVGGFTARASEDLYLRWLAFGIFSSHTRCHGTAPKEPWEYGPAFMDQFRRTVEMRYKLMPYIYAQAKASSEHGFPMLRALFLEFPDDPGAWQVDDEFCFGSDMLVAPLMHEGERSRAVYLPPGNWIDYQSGNSYTGGWRQIEAGPVRAVIMVRDGAAIPQLPLAQSTTQMDWSKLELVVFAKEATTASGQVCLPADNQLETVTLTKSGDAWKSANQPFAVKLAAALRPPAQN, via the coding sequence GTGGACGTCAGCGGCGATTTCCGCGATTTCGCCAACAGCTATTACCTCGCGGATCAGGTCACTCATTTCGACCCGGCGACCGCGTCCGGCATGATTTCCTGGCAGCGCGCGGAATACCAAACCCGGCAGGCGTTTGACAACATGCTGGGCGTCATCACGCCGGTGAAACCGAACGAGTTTCCCGCCAACGAATACGCCGCCGATCCGGAACTGCCGTTCTCGATTGAATTCGTCTCGCCGCGCACGATTCGCATCCGCGCCACCAGCGGGCCGCAGTTTCACAAGCCCGCCGATGAACTCATGCTCGCCGGACCAGTGCCGAAGGACAACTCGTGGAAATACGAAAAGCTCCCCAACGGCCATCGTTACAAGAGCGAATTCGGTTCGGTGACGGTCATCGAGAAGCCGTGGCACATCGAGATTCGCGACGCAGCGGGCAAGCTGCTCACGCAAACTGATCACGCCGAAGATAACAAGACGAGTTACACGCCGATTCTGCCGTTCTCGTTTGTGCGGCGGACAACGGATTACTCGCGCAGCATGGATGCGGTGTTCACGCTGTCGCCCGGCGAGAAAATCTTCGGTTGCGGCGAATCCTTCACCGGCTTCGACAAACGCGGGCAGAAAATCGTGCTTTGGACCGACGACGCGAACGGCGTGCAGTCGCGCGAAATGTATAAGCCGATTCCGTTTTTCATGAGCAGCCGTGGTTACGGGATGTTCATTCACACCTCGTCGCCCGTGACCTGCGACTTCGGCAGCTACTTCAGCGGCATCAATTCGCTGATGATCGGCGACGACGAACTGGATCTGTTCGTCTTCCTCGGTCAGCCCAAGGACATCCTCGATGAATACACGAAGCTGACCGGCAAATCGCCGATGCCGCCGCTGTGGTCGTTCGGGCTGTGGATGAGCCGTTGCACCTATTTCAGCGAGAAACAGACGCGCGAGGTCGCCGACAAGCTGCGCGAGAACAGGATTCCCTGTGATGTGCTGCATCTCGACACCGGCTGGTTCGAGAAGGACTGGCGCTGCGATTACCAATTCTCGAAGTCGCGTTTCACCGATCCGGCCAAGATGATCAGCGATCTGAAGGACGAAGGCTTTCACATCTCGCTCTGGCAACTGCCGTATTTCGTTCCGAAGAACACGCTCTTCGATGAGCTCGTCGAGAAGAACCTCGTCGTGCGCGACGCGAAAGGAAATCTGCCTTACGAGGATGCGGTGCTGGATTTCTCGAATCCTGAAACCGTCGCGTGGTATCAGGGCAAGCTGGCCAACCTGCTCAAGCTTGGTGTCGGCGCGATCAAGGTGGACTTCGGCGAGGCCGCGCCCGTAGATGGCTTGTTTGCGTCGGGCCGCTCCGGTTTCTATGAACACAATTTGTTTCCCTTGCGCTACAACAAAGCCGTCGCGGACATCACGAAGAAGACGACCGGTGAGAGCATCATCTGGGCGCGCAGCGCGTGGGCCGGCAGCCAGCGGTATCCGTTGCATTGGGGCGGCGATGCCGAGAGCACGGACCAGGGCATGGCCGCAGAATTGCGCGGCGGACTGTCGTTTGGCCTGAGCGGGTTCACGTTCTGGAGCCATGACGTGGGTGGATTCACGGCGCGGGCGAGCGAGGATTTGTATTTGCGCTGGCTCGCGTTCGGCATCTTCAGTTCGCACACACGCTGCCACGGGACTGCCCCGAAGGAACCTTGGGAATACGGCCCGGCGTTCATGGATCAATTCCGCCGCACGGTTGAAATGCGCTACAAGTTGATGCCATACATTTACGCGCAGGCGAAGGCATCCTCCGAACACGGATTCCCGATGCTGCGCGCGTTGTTCCTTGAATTTCCTGACGATCCCGGCGCGTGGCAGGTGGATGATGAATTTTGCTTTGGCTCGGATATGCTGGTCGCGCCGCTGATGCACGAGGGTGAACGCAGCCGCGCGGTGTATCTGCCGCCGGGCAACTGGATTGATTACCAAAGCGGCAATTCCTACACGGGCGGCTGGCGGCAGATTGAGGCCGGCCCGGTCCGCGCGGTCATCATGGTGCGCGACGGCGCGGCGATCCCGCAATTGCCGCTCGCGCAGTCCACGACGCAAATGGACTGGTCGAAGCTGGAACTCGTCGTGTTTGCCAAGGAGGCGACCACGGCCAGTGGGCAGGTTTGCCTGCCGGCCGACAATCAACTGGAGACCGTCACGCTCACCAAGTCGGGTGATGCGTGGAAGTCTGCAAACCAGCCGTTCGCTGTTAAACTTGCGGCGGCCCTGCGTCCGCCCGCTCAAAACTGA